A region from the Aegilops tauschii subsp. strangulata cultivar AL8/78 chromosome 5, Aet v6.0, whole genome shotgun sequence genome encodes:
- the LOC109755338 gene encoding uncharacterized protein yields the protein MEHLRRLAQFLLASARGDGAGRRRPSPRTRPRTTAPWTAGRATARSPPSLMALRQSAPRPQILLPSAATSPRPLVRDPQLLQRWEEPCHDMLPRSCIRKKATWIGDMYLGLGLKGQSLSICISTIEDLKLTWTAL from the exons ATGGAGCATCTCCGCCGCCTCGCCCAGTTCTTGCTCGCCTCAGCTCGCGGGGATGGAGCAGGACGGCGCCGCCCGTCCCCTCGCACCAGGCCCAGGACGACGGCGCCGTGGACGGCTGGGCGCGCGACGGCACGGAGTCCCCCCTCCCTTATGGCGCTCCGGCAGAGTGCCCCGAGGCCGCAGATCCTCCTCCCCTCCGCGGCTACGTCTCCTCGGCCGCTCGTGCGCGACCCTCAACTACT GCAGCGGTGGGAGGAGCCCTGCCACGACATGCTCCCGCGATCCTGCATCCGCAAGAAAG CCACATGGATTGGGGATATGTACCTTGGTTTGGGTTTAAAGGGGCAATCTTTGAGCATTTGTATATCAACTATCGAGGATCTCAAGTTGACATGGACCGCACTATGA